A single region of the Mercenaria mercenaria strain notata chromosome 6, MADL_Memer_1, whole genome shotgun sequence genome encodes:
- the LOC128557833 gene encoding uncharacterized protein LOC128557833 produces the protein MRLLVLTVLLVLPGQTHGLFGIGGFFRSGRRSIETLTGEVQQQMSAIRGILETKVIPDVQESLKVVRESAYEFVNITKRMEQRVEESLDKLDALAQTIGKNVNHVVDIVIVISCIALFAVCSKLNSSSRDEHLKYEYLTILMVISLITATGVMLRVFYVSVLKMDLMSPSATIIYCVIYPTKIVVAWKVLRLVYYLLCSVGVVVNFFILGPRLILYITVDGPMRWVWRACKHAPEMKSKKALLITVSLPWTMLLISLMVYNLFMNIDGSNDQAAFATSVLASYIFFYANAVYLYKYHQRPEPQEMLRALYGGNVNGGQGRPLKNNKNLVGAMAPVR, from the coding sequence atGAGACTGCTGGTACTTACCGTGCTGTTGGTTCTCCCTGGGCAGACACATGGACTTTTTGGTATTGGGGGCTTTTTTAGGAGTGGGAGACGATCAATAGAAACTTTAACAGGAGAAGTACAACAACAAATGTCAGCCATTCGTGGAATATTGGAGACGAAGGTGATCCCTGACGTACAAGAAAGCTTAAAAGTCGTAAGGGAATCTGCCTATGAATTTGTTAATATCACCAAACGCATGGAACAAAGAGTAGAAGAGTCTCTCGACAAGCTCGATGCCCTAGCACAAACCATTGGGAAGAACGTAAATCATGTTGTGGacattgttattgttatatcATGCATAGCTCTTTTTGCTGTCTGTAGTAAACTAAACTCTAGTTCACGAGACGAACatttgaaatatgaatatttgaCAATTCTCATGGTGATAAGTCTAATTACGGCTACTGGTGTGATGTTACGCGTGTTTTATGTATCTGTGTTGAAAATGGACCTTATGAGTCCGTCTGCGACAATCATATACTGCGTGATATATCCTACAAAAATAGTTGTAGCTTGGAAAGTTTTACGTCTCGTATATTACCTTCTGTGCAGTGTTGGCGTGGTGGTAAATTTCTTCATTCTTGGACCCAGGCTGATCTTATACATCACTGTGGATGGCCCTATGCGATGGGTATGGCGAGCATGCAAACATGCCCCTGAGATGAAATCAAAGAAAGCATTGCTCATCACCGTATCTTTACCTTGGACAATGTTACTTATCAGTCTTATGGTTTATAATCTATTCATGAACATAGATGGATCAAATGATCAAGCAGCCTTTGCCACGAGTGTACTCGCATCGTACATTTTCTTTTACGCAAACGCAGTTTACTTGTATAAATACCACCAAAGGCCTGAACCTCAGGAAATGTTGAGGGCGCTGTATGGAGGAAATGTGAACGGAGGTCAAGGTCGaccattaaaaaataataaaaacctgGTAGGCGCAATGGCGCCTGTACGTTAA